A single region of the Bacteroidota bacterium genome encodes:
- a CDS encoding DUF5916 domain-containing protein: protein MRQILIIFILFYSSVILANDNQAKDKKILITSRIDAPPSIDGKLDESIWEQSDKASNFLMRDPGDGTPERQSQRSVVYVLYDDAAIYIGAKLYDAEPDKILKELGERDDYLRNTDYFNVSINPYNDGQQVFNFVVLASGVQLDYKYLSGEYDGSWNAVWDSEVVIDENGWTVEVKIPYSELRFPEKDEQVWGLNFYRSIKRLNEEYSWNYIDKSVGDFAQHYGELHGIKNIVPPTRLSFMPYVSGYVDDNNGKANFSYNAGMDLKYGINESFTLDMTLIPDFGQTTYDEQILNLSPFEVMYGENRQFFNEGTELFGKGNLFYSRRIGGVPTKYYEVEDEINLDEKEILTNPAKTPLLNATKVSGRTKGGLGIGVFNAITNKSIAKIRDLESGNIEEIETEPLANYNVFVLDQRFNGNSSVSFINTNVMRSGEFRDANVSGLLFDISNKANSYKVFGQGKFSYIKPLPDSTKQGFQTQLGFAKTKGKFRFDHATRLTSENYDNTDLGYMRYSNIWEIDTDISYQIFEPTDRFNSYRLNFGIYHDRQFDPDHFIKVDLALSARFTTLKFFSFGGHIRVSPVDKYDFYEPRAEDRFLIIPPNIQVISWISTDSRKKIAIETVVGVGHTPEWDKNWIFMEVESRYRVNDRFALELGLNRFLVKNDIGWVDELGNDDIVMGIRDQKNLVTSLGSAFTFNNKMSMGLSFRHYWADIEYSGFSLLNNDGRLSDVDYDVNHDTTFNSWNVDLSYSWWFAPGSQVTVLYRNSLLSDNEVSGLNYLENIERMFEDSPQNVLSVKLVYYLDYNVIKNIF, encoded by the coding sequence ATGCGTCAAATACTGATTATATTTATATTGTTTTACTCTTCTGTTATTTTAGCTAATGATAATCAGGCTAAGGATAAGAAAATTCTAATTACCTCCAGGATTGATGCTCCTCCTTCAATTGATGGTAAATTAGATGAAAGTATTTGGGAGCAGTCAGATAAAGCATCTAATTTTTTAATGAGAGATCCCGGTGACGGGACTCCTGAGCGTCAATCGCAACGCTCAGTTGTATACGTTTTATATGATGATGCTGCGATTTATATCGGGGCAAAGCTTTATGATGCCGAACCGGATAAAATTCTTAAGGAACTGGGAGAACGTGATGATTATCTAAGAAATACTGATTATTTTAATGTGTCAATAAATCCTTATAATGATGGACAGCAGGTCTTTAATTTTGTGGTTTTAGCTTCTGGAGTGCAGCTGGATTATAAATATTTGTCCGGTGAATATGATGGAAGCTGGAATGCAGTCTGGGACAGTGAAGTAGTAATTGATGAAAATGGCTGGACAGTTGAAGTGAAAATTCCATATTCTGAGTTGCGATTTCCTGAAAAGGACGAACAGGTATGGGGATTGAACTTTTATAGATCTATAAAAAGGTTAAATGAAGAGTATAGCTGGAATTATATAGATAAATCGGTTGGAGATTTTGCTCAGCATTATGGTGAGTTGCACGGGATAAAAAATATAGTACCTCCAACAAGGTTGAGTTTTATGCCCTATGTTTCGGGGTATGTAGACGATAATAACGGAAAGGCAAATTTCAGTTATAATGCCGGGATGGATTTAAAATACGGGATAAATGAGAGTTTCACTTTAGATATGACCCTAATTCCGGATTTTGGACAAACAACTTATGATGAACAAATTTTAAACCTTAGCCCCTTTGAGGTAATGTATGGTGAAAACAGGCAGTTTTTTAATGAGGGAACTGAGTTGTTCGGAAAAGGAAATCTGTTTTATTCCAGAAGGATTGGCGGAGTTCCAACTAAATATTATGAAGTGGAAGATGAAATCAACTTAGATGAAAAAGAAATACTAACTAACCCTGCCAAAACACCACTTCTCAATGCAACAAAAGTTTCCGGAAGAACAAAAGGAGGTTTGGGAATAGGTGTATTTAATGCCATAACTAATAAGTCGATTGCTAAAATCAGGGATTTAGAATCAGGGAATATTGAAGAAATAGAAACTGAACCTCTGGCAAATTATAATGTATTTGTTCTGGATCAGCGGTTTAACGGTAATTCCTCTGTATCGTTTATCAATACCAATGTTATGCGTAGTGGTGAGTTCAGAGATGCAAATGTTAGTGGATTGTTGTTTGATATTTCCAATAAAGCAAACTCTTATAAAGTTTTTGGACAAGGAAAATTCAGTTATATAAAACCATTACCCGATAGTACAAAACAGGGGTTTCAAACCCAGTTAGGATTCGCAAAGACGAAAGGTAAGTTTAGATTTGATCACGCCACCAGACTAACCAGTGAAAATTACGACAATACAGATTTGGGATATATGCGATACAGTAATATTTGGGAGATAGACACCGATATTTCTTATCAAATCTTTGAACCAACTGACAGGTTTAATTCTTATAGATTGAATTTTGGAATATATCACGACAGACAGTTTGATCCTGATCATTTTATAAAGGTTGATCTGGCTTTAAGTGCAAGATTTACAACTTTAAAATTCTTTTCCTTTGGAGGACATATAAGGGTTTCTCCGGTCGATAAATATGATTTTTATGAACCAAGAGCCGAAGACCGTTTTTTAATTATACCACCAAATATTCAGGTAATTTCGTGGATTTCTACCGATAGCAGGAAAAAAATTGCAATAGAGACTGTTGTAGGGGTTGGTCATACACCTGAATGGGATAAGAACTGGATATTTATGGAAGTTGAATCAAGGTACAGAGTGAATGACAGGTTTGCTTTGGAATTAGGATTGAACCGTTTTCTTGTTAAAAATGATATAGGTTGGGTAGATGAACTAGGTAATGATGATATTGTTATGGGGATAAGAGATCAAAAGAATTTGGTGACTTCTTTAGGGAGTGCATTTACCTTTAATAATAAAATGTCTATGGGGTTGAGTTTCAGGCATTATTGGGCTGATATTGAGTATAGTGGGTTTAGTTTGCTTAACAATGATGGAAGATTGTCTGATGTTGATTACGATGTAAATCACGATACTACATTTAACTCCTGGAATGTTGATTTAAGTTACTCATGGTGGTTTGCTCCGGGAAGTCAGGTTACTGTTTTGTATAGGAATTCTTTATTGTCGGATAATGAAGTATCCGGATTAAACTATTTGGAGAACATTGAAAGGATGTTCGAAGATTCTCCGCAGAATGTGCTGTCTGTTAAATTAGTATATTACCTCGATTATAATGTAATTAAAAATATCTTTTAA
- a CDS encoding DUF5916 domain-containing protein, which translates to MRSRILILIMFNTFVVFGNSDPAKKMKILKTTRVEIPPSIDGKLGESVWQQSEKASNFVMFTPEDGTPEREAQLSVVYVLYDDEALYVGARLYDDNPDEIPKELGDRDDYFDRNTDFFAVNINPYNDGQQNFNFIVTAAGVQGDDKWILGAPGPDITWNAVWDSSVAIDEEGWTVEIKIPYSELRFPDGEKQVWGLNFFRMKKKHGEFYSWSYVDRAVGEWLQHNGELHGIQDIEPPTRLSFMPYISGYVDDSEGESNFSYSLGMDLKYGINESFTLDMTLIPDFGQTTFDELVLNLGPFEVRYDENRQFFTEGTELFGKGNLFYSRRIGGIPSKYYNVENDTDPDAKEVLSNPSKTPLLNATKVSGRTKGGLGIGVFNAVTNKTVAKIKDLESGETKKVVTEPIANYNVFVLDKRFNSNSSVSLVNTNVTRSGEFRDANVTGLLFDLANKANSYKIFGEGKYSHIVPEPDSIKGGFQSSLGFAKTKGKFRFNHVTRLTDENYDITDLGFMTYRNIWEIDTEFSYEIFEPVKNFNNYRFSLGVHHDRQFAPDHFIKLEMLLRVNAQTRGFFSFGGGIWTSVLDKYDFYEPRVKGRYLLIPPAYNIYGWIETDGRKKFAIGSFMGGGQNRFWDKSWFFFGVSPRFRFNDKLSLEMEIFRETAKNDVGWVNELDNSDIIMGIRDKRNLTVSLGGTFTFNNKMSMSLKFRHYWDNLKYNDFKKLTDNGGLSDIDYDENHDTTFNSWNVDLSYSWWFAPGSQVSVLYRNSLLSSLDMSGFSYFENFENMFHDHPQNVLSVKLVYYLDYNSIKNIF; encoded by the coding sequence ATGCGATCGAGGATTTTAATACTTATTATGTTCAATACTTTTGTTGTATTTGGTAATTCTGACCCTGCAAAGAAGATGAAGATATTAAAAACAACAAGAGTTGAAATCCCACCTTCAATTGATGGAAAACTGGGCGAAAGTGTATGGCAACAGTCCGAAAAAGCTTCTAATTTTGTAATGTTCACTCCCGAAGACGGAACTCCCGAAAGAGAGGCTCAACTTTCGGTTGTTTATGTATTGTATGATGATGAAGCTTTATATGTTGGAGCGAGATTATATGATGATAACCCGGACGAAATACCAAAGGAACTTGGTGACCGTGATGATTATTTTGATAGAAATACAGATTTTTTTGCTGTAAACATAAATCCTTACAACGACGGTCAACAAAATTTTAATTTCATAGTAACGGCTGCCGGAGTTCAGGGTGATGATAAATGGATTTTGGGTGCGCCCGGACCTGACATAACATGGAATGCTGTTTGGGATAGCAGTGTGGCTATTGACGAAGAGGGGTGGACAGTTGAAATAAAAATACCATACTCGGAGCTGCGATTTCCCGATGGGGAGAAACAGGTTTGGGGACTGAATTTCTTCAGGATGAAAAAAAAACATGGAGAGTTTTATTCCTGGAGCTATGTTGACAGAGCAGTTGGAGAATGGTTACAACACAATGGCGAATTGCACGGAATTCAGGATATAGAACCTCCAACCAGATTGAGTTTTATGCCATATATCTCCGGCTATGTTGATGATTCTGAAGGTGAATCTAATTTCAGTTATAGTTTAGGAATGGATCTTAAATATGGGATAAACGAAAGTTTTACCCTGGATATGACTCTGATTCCTGATTTTGGACAAACAACTTTCGATGAACTTGTATTAAATCTGGGGCCTTTTGAGGTTAGATACGATGAAAACAGACAGTTTTTTACCGAGGGAACTGAGTTGTTTGGGAAGGGGAATCTGTTTTATTCCAGAAGGATTGGGGGAATACCCTCAAAATATTACAATGTGGAAAATGATACAGATCCGGATGCAAAAGAAGTTTTATCAAACCCTTCAAAAACACCACTTTTGAACGCAACAAAAGTTTCCGGAAGAACTAAAGGTGGTTTGGGTATTGGTGTATTTAATGCTGTTACCAATAAAACAGTTGCGAAAATCAAAGATTTGGAGTCAGGAGAGACAAAGAAAGTTGTTACGGAACCTATTGCAAATTATAATGTGTTTGTGCTGGATAAACGTTTCAATAGTAATTCGTCTGTGTCGCTGGTTAATACAAATGTGACACGCAGCGGAGAATTCAGGGATGCAAATGTAACAGGTTTGTTATTCGATCTGGCGAACAAAGCAAACTCTTATAAAATTTTTGGAGAAGGAAAGTACAGTCATATCGTTCCGGAGCCCGACAGTATTAAGGGAGGGTTTCAGTCTTCATTGGGCTTTGCCAAAACAAAGGGTAAGTTCAGGTTTAATCACGTTACAAGGCTCACTGATGAAAATTACGATATAACGGATTTGGGTTTTATGACATATAGAAATATATGGGAGATTGATACTGAATTTTCATATGAGATTTTTGAGCCGGTTAAGAATTTTAATAATTACCGATTTAGCTTAGGTGTACATCACGACAGGCAGTTTGCTCCCGATCATTTTATAAAACTCGAGATGTTACTTCGAGTAAATGCCCAGACCAGAGGTTTTTTTTCTTTCGGTGGTGGTATTTGGACCTCCGTTCTCGATAAATATGATTTTTATGAGCCGAGAGTCAAGGGTAGGTATTTGTTAATTCCTCCAGCGTATAACATTTATGGTTGGATTGAAACCGATGGGCGAAAGAAGTTTGCTATAGGTTCATTTATGGGAGGCGGGCAAAACAGATTTTGGGATAAAAGTTGGTTCTTTTTTGGGGTTAGTCCGAGGTTTAGATTTAATGATAAGCTTAGCCTGGAGATGGAAATATTCCGGGAAACTGCAAAAAATGATGTCGGATGGGTGAATGAGCTCGATAACAGCGATATAATAATGGGGATAAGGGATAAAAGAAATTTAACCGTTTCTCTGGGAGGAACCTTTACTTTCAACAATAAAATGTCGATGAGTCTTAAATTCAGACATTATTGGGATAATCTTAAATACAATGATTTTAAGAAGCTAACCGATAATGGAGGTTTGTCTGATATTGATTACGATGAAAACCATGATACAACTTTTAACTCCTGGAATGTAGACCTGAGTTATTCATGGTGGTTTGCTCCGGGAAGTCAGGTGTCTGTATTGTATAGAAACTCATTATTGTCAAGTCTTGATATGTCCGGATTTAGCTATTTTGAAAACTTCGAAAATATGTTCCATGACCATCCACAAAATGTACTGTCAGTTAAACTTGTTTACTATTTAGACTACAATAGTATAAAGAATATATTCTAG